In one window of Anser cygnoides isolate HZ-2024a breed goose chromosome 3, Taihu_goose_T2T_genome, whole genome shotgun sequence DNA:
- the BCLAF1 gene encoding bcl-2-associated transcription factor 1 isoform X4, with protein sequence MGRSNSRSHSSRSKSRSQSSSRSRSRSHSRKKRYSSRSRSRTYSRSRSRDRMYSRDYRRDYRNNRGMRRPYGYRGRGRGYYQGGGGRYHRGGYRPVWNRRHSRSPRRGRSRSRSPKRRSVSSQRSRSRSRRSYRSSRSPRSSSSRSSSPYSKSPVSSKRRGSLEKQAKKTEGAPLQDSPLKNKSQDEQKDTFEHDPSESLDDFNKSSAASGDIWPGLSAYDNSPRSPHSPSIATPPSQSSSCSEAPLLSTVHSAKDTPQHSHSIQHSPERSGSGSLGNGSSRYSPSQNSPLHHIPSRRSPAKTIPSQSAPREEPRARSFYPETGEQETAKGGKFLKSPPLHKNLDAREKSTFREESPLRIKMIASDSHRPEVKLKMAPVPLDDSNRPASLTKDRLLASTLVHSVKKEQEFRSIFDHIKLPQASKSTSESFIQHIVSLVHHVKEQYFKSAGMTLNERFTAYQKATEEHCTRQKSPEIHRRIDISPSALRKHTRLAGEERAFKEESQKGDKKLRCDSADLRHDIDRRRKERSKERGDSKGSRESSGSRKQEKTSKDYKDYKSYKDDSKQKREQDRARSSPSSSPSSSSSSSREEKDCKKERDEEFKTHHEQKEYSGFAGVNRPRGTFHDDRDDGVDYWAKRGRGRGTFQRGRGRFNFKKSGSSPKWTHDKYQGDGIVEDEEETMENNEEKDRRKEEKE encoded by the exons ATGGGTCGATCTAATTCTAGATCACATTCTTCGAGATCAAAATCCAGATCTCAGTCCAGCTCTAGGTCAAGATCCAGATCACACTCTAGAAAAAAGAGATACAG ttctaGGTCTCGTTCAAGGACGTATTCACGGTCTCGCAGCAGGGATCGTATGTATTCTAGAGATTATCGCAGAGATTACAGGAATAATAGAGGAATGAGACGCCCCTATGGTTACAGAGGAAGAGGTAGAGGGTATTatcaaggaggaggtggtagatACCATCGTGGAGGTTATAGGCCTGTCTGGAACCGAAGACACTCCCGAAGTCCTAGGCGTGGCCGTTCACGTTCCAGAAGTCCAAAGCGAAGGTCTGTGTCTTCACAGAGGTCCCGGAGCAGATCTCGTCGATCTTACAGATCTTCCAGGTCCCCAAGGTCCTCTTCATCTCGTTCTTCATCCCCATACAGCAAATCACCTGTCTCTTCCAAAAGACGTGGGTCTCTGGAAAAGCaggcaaagaaaactgaaggggCTCCTTTGCAAGATAGccctttgaaaaataaatcacaagatGAACAGAAAGATACATTTGAACATGACCCATCAGAGTCTCTTGACGATTTTAACAAATCATCAGCAGCTTCCGGCGACATTTGGCCTGGCCTTTCAGCATATGATAACAGTCCAAGGTCACCCCATAGCCCTTCTATTGCCACCCCACCTAGTCAGAGTTCATCTTGCTCTGAAGCCCCTTTGCTTAGCACAGTCCACTCAGCAAAGGACACACCTCAACATTCCCATTCCATTCAGCATAGTCCTGAGAGGTCTGGCTCTGGTTCTCTTGGAAATGGTTCTAGCCGTTATAGTCCTTCTCAGAATAGCCCATTGCATCACATCCCTTCGAGGAGAAGCCCTGCAAAGACAATCCCATCACAGAGCGCTCCCCGCGAGGAGCCTCGAGCACGTTCATTTTATCCTGAGACTGGAGAGCAGGAAACTGCAAAAGGTGGAAAGTTTCTGAAAAG TCCCCCTCTACACAAGAATCTGGATGCGAGAGAAAAATCCACCTTCAGAGAGGAGAGCCCACTTAGGATCAAAATGATAGCCAGTGACTCCCATCGTCCTGAAGTTAAACTCAAAATGGCACCAGTACCTCTTGATGATTCCAATAG ACCTGCTTCCTTGACTAAAGACAGGCTGCTTGCTAGCACACTTGTCCATTCCGTCAAGAAGGAGCAAGAGTTCCGATCCATCTTTGACCACATTAAGTTGCCACAGGCCAGCAAAAGCACGTCAGAGTCATTTATTCAGCACATAGTGTCCTTGGTTCATCATGTCAAAG AGCAATACTTCAAGTCAGCTGGAATGACCCTAAATGAGAGGTTCACTGCGTATCAAAAAGCTACCGAAGAGCACTGCACTCGGCAAAAGAGCCCAGAAATACATAG gaGAATTGACATCTCTCCAAGTGCCCTGAGGAAGCATACCCGTTTAGCAGGTGAAGAGAGAGCctttaaagaagaaagtcaAAAA GGGGATAAAAAATTAAGGTGTGATTCTGCTGATCTTCGGCATGACATTGACCGCCGTAGAAAAGAACGAAGTAAAGAGAGAGGAGACTCAAAGGGTTCCAGGGAATCCAGTGGGtcaagaaagcaggagaaaactTCAAAAGATTACAAGGATTACAAATCTTACAAAGACGacag taagcaAAAAAGAGAGCAAGACCGTGCTCGATCCTCCCCATCTTCCTCCCCATCTTCTTCCTCATCCAGTTCTCGAGAAGAAAAGGattgcaagaaagaaagagatgaagagTTCAAAACTCACCATGAACAGAAAGAGTACTCTGGTTTTGCAGGAGTCAACAGGCCAAGAGGCACCTTT CATGATGACAGAGATGATGGTGTGGATTATTGGGCCAAAAGAGGAAGGGGCCGTGGTACCTTCCAGCGTGGCAGAGGGCGTTTTAACTTCAAAAAGTCAGGTAGCAGTCCAAAGTGGACACATGACAAATACCAAGGGGATGGGATCgtggaagatgaagaagaaacaatggaaaacaatgaagaaaaggaCAGACGCAAAGAGGAAAAG GAATAA
- the BCLAF1 gene encoding bcl-2-associated transcription factor 1 isoform X2 has translation MGRSNSRSHSSRSKSRSQSSSRSRSRSHSRKKRYSSRSRSRTYSRSRSRDRMYSRDYRRDYRNNRGMRRPYGYRGRGRGYYQGGGGRYHRGGYRPVWNRRHSRSPRRGRSRSRSPKRRSVSSQRSRSRSRRSYRSSRSPRSSSSRSSSPYSKSPVSSKRRGSLEKQAKKTEGAPLQDSPLKNKSQDEQKDTFEHDPSESLDDFNKSSAASGDIWPGLSAYDNSPRSPHSPSIATPPSQSSSCSEAPLLSTVHSAKDTPQHSHSIQHSPERSGSGSLGNGSSRYSPSQNSPLHHIPSRRSPAKTIPSQSAPREEPRARSFYPETGEQETAKGGKFLKRYTDEESRVYLLDRGNTREKEAQKERGSEKGRTEGEREWEDQETLDYFVDKETGKEKFNDSEGEDTEETEDYRQFRKSVLADQGKNFPTASHRNAEEEGTKYKSKITMKGNRESDGFRDEKSYKPKETGYVVERPSATKDKHKEEDKSSERTMKKETQSPEQVKSEKLKELFDYSPPLHKNLDAREKSTFREESPLRIKMIASDSHRPEVKLKMAPVPLDDSNRPASLTKDRLLASTLVHSVKKEQEFRSIFDHIKLPQASKSTSESFIQHIVSLVHHVKEQYFKSAGMTLNERFTAYQKATEEHCTRQKSPEIHRRIDISPSALRKHTRLAGEERAFKEESQKGDKKLRCDSADLRHDIDRRRKERSKERGDSKGSRESSGSRKQEKTSKDYKDYKSYKDDSKQKREQDRARSSPSSSPSSSSSSSREEKDCKKERDEEFKTHHEQKEYSGFAGVNRPRGTFHDDRDDGVDYWAKRGRGRGTFQRGRGRFNFKKSGSSPKWTHDKYQGDGIVEDEEETMENNEEKDRRKEEKE, from the exons ATGGGTCGATCTAATTCTAGATCACATTCTTCGAGATCAAAATCCAGATCTCAGTCCAGCTCTAGGTCAAGATCCAGATCACACTCTAGAAAAAAGAGATACAG ttctaGGTCTCGTTCAAGGACGTATTCACGGTCTCGCAGCAGGGATCGTATGTATTCTAGAGATTATCGCAGAGATTACAGGAATAATAGAGGAATGAGACGCCCCTATGGTTACAGAGGAAGAGGTAGAGGGTATTatcaaggaggaggtggtagatACCATCGTGGAGGTTATAGGCCTGTCTGGAACCGAAGACACTCCCGAAGTCCTAGGCGTGGCCGTTCACGTTCCAGAAGTCCAAAGCGAAGGTCTGTGTCTTCACAGAGGTCCCGGAGCAGATCTCGTCGATCTTACAGATCTTCCAGGTCCCCAAGGTCCTCTTCATCTCGTTCTTCATCCCCATACAGCAAATCACCTGTCTCTTCCAAAAGACGTGGGTCTCTGGAAAAGCaggcaaagaaaactgaaggggCTCCTTTGCAAGATAGccctttgaaaaataaatcacaagatGAACAGAAAGATACATTTGAACATGACCCATCAGAGTCTCTTGACGATTTTAACAAATCATCAGCAGCTTCCGGCGACATTTGGCCTGGCCTTTCAGCATATGATAACAGTCCAAGGTCACCCCATAGCCCTTCTATTGCCACCCCACCTAGTCAGAGTTCATCTTGCTCTGAAGCCCCTTTGCTTAGCACAGTCCACTCAGCAAAGGACACACCTCAACATTCCCATTCCATTCAGCATAGTCCTGAGAGGTCTGGCTCTGGTTCTCTTGGAAATGGTTCTAGCCGTTATAGTCCTTCTCAGAATAGCCCATTGCATCACATCCCTTCGAGGAGAAGCCCTGCAAAGACAATCCCATCACAGAGCGCTCCCCGCGAGGAGCCTCGAGCACGTTCATTTTATCCTGAGACTGGAGAGCAGGAAACTGCAAAAGGTGGAAAGTTTCTGAAAAG GTACACAGATGAAGAGTCTAGAGTATACCTGCTTGATAGGGGTAATACCAGGGAGAAGGAGGCCCAGAAGGAGAGAGGATCAGAAAAAGGGAGGAcggagggagaaagggaatgGGAGGATCAGGAAACTTTAGATTATTTCGTTGATAAAGagactgggaaagaaaagtttaatGACTCTGAAGGGGAGGACACAGAGGAGACAGAGGATTACAGACAGTTCAGAAAGTCTGTCCTGGCAGATCAGGGTAAAAATTTTCCTACTGCATCTCATCGGAATGCTGAGGAGGAAGGAACCAAATACAAATCTAAAATAACAATGAAGGGCAATAGAGAGAGCGATGGATTTAGAGACGAGAAAAGTTATAAGCCTAAAGAGACTGGCTATGTAGTGGAAAGGCCTAGTGCAACAAAAGATAAGCACAAGGAAGAAGACAAGAGTTCTGAGAGAACGATGAAGAAAGAAACTCAGTCACCTGAGCAGGTAAAGTCTGAAAAGCTCAAAGAACTCTTTGATTACAGTCCCCCTCTACACAAGAATCTGGATGCGAGAGAAAAATCCACCTTCAGAGAGGAGAGCCCACTTAGGATCAAAATGATAGCCAGTGACTCCCATCGTCCTGAAGTTAAACTCAAAATGGCACCAGTACCTCTTGATGATTCCAATAG ACCTGCTTCCTTGACTAAAGACAGGCTGCTTGCTAGCACACTTGTCCATTCCGTCAAGAAGGAGCAAGAGTTCCGATCCATCTTTGACCACATTAAGTTGCCACAGGCCAGCAAAAGCACGTCAGAGTCATTTATTCAGCACATAGTGTCCTTGGTTCATCATGTCAAAG AGCAATACTTCAAGTCAGCTGGAATGACCCTAAATGAGAGGTTCACTGCGTATCAAAAAGCTACCGAAGAGCACTGCACTCGGCAAAAGAGCCCAGAAATACATAG gaGAATTGACATCTCTCCAAGTGCCCTGAGGAAGCATACCCGTTTAGCAGGTGAAGAGAGAGCctttaaagaagaaagtcaAAAA GGGGATAAAAAATTAAGGTGTGATTCTGCTGATCTTCGGCATGACATTGACCGCCGTAGAAAAGAACGAAGTAAAGAGAGAGGAGACTCAAAGGGTTCCAGGGAATCCAGTGGGtcaagaaagcaggagaaaactTCAAAAGATTACAAGGATTACAAATCTTACAAAGACGacag taagcaAAAAAGAGAGCAAGACCGTGCTCGATCCTCCCCATCTTCCTCCCCATCTTCTTCCTCATCCAGTTCTCGAGAAGAAAAGGattgcaagaaagaaagagatgaagagTTCAAAACTCACCATGAACAGAAAGAGTACTCTGGTTTTGCAGGAGTCAACAGGCCAAGAGGCACCTTT CATGATGACAGAGATGATGGTGTGGATTATTGGGCCAAAAGAGGAAGGGGCCGTGGTACCTTCCAGCGTGGCAGAGGGCGTTTTAACTTCAAAAAGTCAGGTAGCAGTCCAAAGTGGACACATGACAAATACCAAGGGGATGGGATCgtggaagatgaagaagaaacaatggaaaacaatgaagaaaaggaCAGACGCAAAGAGGAAAAG GAATAA
- the BCLAF1 gene encoding bcl-2-associated transcription factor 1 isoform X3, which produces MGRSNSRSHSSRSKSRSQSSSRSRSRSHSRKKRYSSRSRSRTYSRSRSRDRMYSRDYRRDYRNNRGMRRPYGYRGRGRGYYQGGGGRYHRGGYRPVWNRRHSRSPRRGRSRSRSPKRRSVSSQRSRSRSRRSYRSSRSPRSSSSRSSSPYSKSPVSSKRRGSLEKQAKKTEGAPLQDSPLKNKSQDEQKDTFEHDPSESLDDFNKSSAASGDIWPGLSAYDNSPRSPHSPSIATPPSQSSSCSEAPLLSTVHSAKDTPQHSHSIQHSPERSGSGSLGNGSSRYSPSQNSPLHHIPSRRSPAKTIPSQSAPREEPRARSFYPETGEQETAKGGKFLKSPPLHKNLDAREKSTFREESPLRIKMIASDSHRPEVKLKMAPVPLDDSNRPASLTKDRLLASTLVHSVKKEQEFRSIFDHIKLPQASKSTSESFIQHIVSLVHHVKEQYFKSAGMTLNERFTAYQKATEEHCTRQKSPEIHRRIDISPSALRKHTRLAGEERAFKEESQKGDKKLRCDSADLRHDIDRRRKERSKERGDSKGSRESSGSRKQEKTSKDYKDYKSYKDDSKQKREQDRARSSPSSSPSSSSSSSREEKDCKKERDEEFKTHHEQKEYSGFAGVNRPRGTFFRIRGRGRARGVFAGTNTGPSNSNTTFQKRPKEEEWDPEYTPKSKKYFLHDDRDDGVDYWAKRGRGRGTFQRGRGRFNFKKSGSSPKWTHDKYQGDGIVEDEEETMENNEEKDRRKEEKE; this is translated from the exons ATGGGTCGATCTAATTCTAGATCACATTCTTCGAGATCAAAATCCAGATCTCAGTCCAGCTCTAGGTCAAGATCCAGATCACACTCTAGAAAAAAGAGATACAG ttctaGGTCTCGTTCAAGGACGTATTCACGGTCTCGCAGCAGGGATCGTATGTATTCTAGAGATTATCGCAGAGATTACAGGAATAATAGAGGAATGAGACGCCCCTATGGTTACAGAGGAAGAGGTAGAGGGTATTatcaaggaggaggtggtagatACCATCGTGGAGGTTATAGGCCTGTCTGGAACCGAAGACACTCCCGAAGTCCTAGGCGTGGCCGTTCACGTTCCAGAAGTCCAAAGCGAAGGTCTGTGTCTTCACAGAGGTCCCGGAGCAGATCTCGTCGATCTTACAGATCTTCCAGGTCCCCAAGGTCCTCTTCATCTCGTTCTTCATCCCCATACAGCAAATCACCTGTCTCTTCCAAAAGACGTGGGTCTCTGGAAAAGCaggcaaagaaaactgaaggggCTCCTTTGCAAGATAGccctttgaaaaataaatcacaagatGAACAGAAAGATACATTTGAACATGACCCATCAGAGTCTCTTGACGATTTTAACAAATCATCAGCAGCTTCCGGCGACATTTGGCCTGGCCTTTCAGCATATGATAACAGTCCAAGGTCACCCCATAGCCCTTCTATTGCCACCCCACCTAGTCAGAGTTCATCTTGCTCTGAAGCCCCTTTGCTTAGCACAGTCCACTCAGCAAAGGACACACCTCAACATTCCCATTCCATTCAGCATAGTCCTGAGAGGTCTGGCTCTGGTTCTCTTGGAAATGGTTCTAGCCGTTATAGTCCTTCTCAGAATAGCCCATTGCATCACATCCCTTCGAGGAGAAGCCCTGCAAAGACAATCCCATCACAGAGCGCTCCCCGCGAGGAGCCTCGAGCACGTTCATTTTATCCTGAGACTGGAGAGCAGGAAACTGCAAAAGGTGGAAAGTTTCTGAAAAG TCCCCCTCTACACAAGAATCTGGATGCGAGAGAAAAATCCACCTTCAGAGAGGAGAGCCCACTTAGGATCAAAATGATAGCCAGTGACTCCCATCGTCCTGAAGTTAAACTCAAAATGGCACCAGTACCTCTTGATGATTCCAATAG ACCTGCTTCCTTGACTAAAGACAGGCTGCTTGCTAGCACACTTGTCCATTCCGTCAAGAAGGAGCAAGAGTTCCGATCCATCTTTGACCACATTAAGTTGCCACAGGCCAGCAAAAGCACGTCAGAGTCATTTATTCAGCACATAGTGTCCTTGGTTCATCATGTCAAAG AGCAATACTTCAAGTCAGCTGGAATGACCCTAAATGAGAGGTTCACTGCGTATCAAAAAGCTACCGAAGAGCACTGCACTCGGCAAAAGAGCCCAGAAATACATAG gaGAATTGACATCTCTCCAAGTGCCCTGAGGAAGCATACCCGTTTAGCAGGTGAAGAGAGAGCctttaaagaagaaagtcaAAAA GGGGATAAAAAATTAAGGTGTGATTCTGCTGATCTTCGGCATGACATTGACCGCCGTAGAAAAGAACGAAGTAAAGAGAGAGGAGACTCAAAGGGTTCCAGGGAATCCAGTGGGtcaagaaagcaggagaaaactTCAAAAGATTACAAGGATTACAAATCTTACAAAGACGacag taagcaAAAAAGAGAGCAAGACCGTGCTCGATCCTCCCCATCTTCCTCCCCATCTTCTTCCTCATCCAGTTCTCGAGAAGAAAAGGattgcaagaaagaaagagatgaagagTTCAAAACTCACCATGAACAGAAAGAGTACTCTGGTTTTGCAGGAGTCAACAGGCCAAGAGGCACCTTT TTTCGAATTAGGGGCAGAGGAAGAGCCAGAGGAGTCTTTGCTGGAACAAATACTGGTCCCAGCAACTCAAATACTACTTTTCAAAAGAGGCCGAAGGAAGAGGAATGGGATCCTGAATATACcccaaaaagcaagaaatatttcttg CATGATGACAGAGATGATGGTGTGGATTATTGGGCCAAAAGAGGAAGGGGCCGTGGTACCTTCCAGCGTGGCAGAGGGCGTTTTAACTTCAAAAAGTCAGGTAGCAGTCCAAAGTGGACACATGACAAATACCAAGGGGATGGGATCgtggaagatgaagaagaaacaatggaaaacaatgaagaaaaggaCAGACGCAAAGAGGAAAAG GAATAA
- the BCLAF1 gene encoding bcl-2-associated transcription factor 1 isoform X1: MGRSNSRSHSSRSKSRSQSSSRSRSRSHSRKKRYSSRSRSRTYSRSRSRDRMYSRDYRRDYRNNRGMRRPYGYRGRGRGYYQGGGGRYHRGGYRPVWNRRHSRSPRRGRSRSRSPKRRSVSSQRSRSRSRRSYRSSRSPRSSSSRSSSPYSKSPVSSKRRGSLEKQAKKTEGAPLQDSPLKNKSQDEQKDTFEHDPSESLDDFNKSSAASGDIWPGLSAYDNSPRSPHSPSIATPPSQSSSCSEAPLLSTVHSAKDTPQHSHSIQHSPERSGSGSLGNGSSRYSPSQNSPLHHIPSRRSPAKTIPSQSAPREEPRARSFYPETGEQETAKGGKFLKRYTDEESRVYLLDRGNTREKEAQKERGSEKGRTEGEREWEDQETLDYFVDKETGKEKFNDSEGEDTEETEDYRQFRKSVLADQGKNFPTASHRNAEEEGTKYKSKITMKGNRESDGFRDEKSYKPKETGYVVERPSATKDKHKEEDKSSERTMKKETQSPEQVKSEKLKELFDYSPPLHKNLDAREKSTFREESPLRIKMIASDSHRPEVKLKMAPVPLDDSNRPASLTKDRLLASTLVHSVKKEQEFRSIFDHIKLPQASKSTSESFIQHIVSLVHHVKEQYFKSAGMTLNERFTAYQKATEEHCTRQKSPEIHRRIDISPSALRKHTRLAGEERAFKEESQKGDKKLRCDSADLRHDIDRRRKERSKERGDSKGSRESSGSRKQEKTSKDYKDYKSYKDDSKQKREQDRARSSPSSSPSSSSSSSREEKDCKKERDEEFKTHHEQKEYSGFAGVNRPRGTFFRIRGRGRARGVFAGTNTGPSNSNTTFQKRPKEEEWDPEYTPKSKKYFLHDDRDDGVDYWAKRGRGRGTFQRGRGRFNFKKSGSSPKWTHDKYQGDGIVEDEEETMENNEEKDRRKEEKE, from the exons ATGGGTCGATCTAATTCTAGATCACATTCTTCGAGATCAAAATCCAGATCTCAGTCCAGCTCTAGGTCAAGATCCAGATCACACTCTAGAAAAAAGAGATACAG ttctaGGTCTCGTTCAAGGACGTATTCACGGTCTCGCAGCAGGGATCGTATGTATTCTAGAGATTATCGCAGAGATTACAGGAATAATAGAGGAATGAGACGCCCCTATGGTTACAGAGGAAGAGGTAGAGGGTATTatcaaggaggaggtggtagatACCATCGTGGAGGTTATAGGCCTGTCTGGAACCGAAGACACTCCCGAAGTCCTAGGCGTGGCCGTTCACGTTCCAGAAGTCCAAAGCGAAGGTCTGTGTCTTCACAGAGGTCCCGGAGCAGATCTCGTCGATCTTACAGATCTTCCAGGTCCCCAAGGTCCTCTTCATCTCGTTCTTCATCCCCATACAGCAAATCACCTGTCTCTTCCAAAAGACGTGGGTCTCTGGAAAAGCaggcaaagaaaactgaaggggCTCCTTTGCAAGATAGccctttgaaaaataaatcacaagatGAACAGAAAGATACATTTGAACATGACCCATCAGAGTCTCTTGACGATTTTAACAAATCATCAGCAGCTTCCGGCGACATTTGGCCTGGCCTTTCAGCATATGATAACAGTCCAAGGTCACCCCATAGCCCTTCTATTGCCACCCCACCTAGTCAGAGTTCATCTTGCTCTGAAGCCCCTTTGCTTAGCACAGTCCACTCAGCAAAGGACACACCTCAACATTCCCATTCCATTCAGCATAGTCCTGAGAGGTCTGGCTCTGGTTCTCTTGGAAATGGTTCTAGCCGTTATAGTCCTTCTCAGAATAGCCCATTGCATCACATCCCTTCGAGGAGAAGCCCTGCAAAGACAATCCCATCACAGAGCGCTCCCCGCGAGGAGCCTCGAGCACGTTCATTTTATCCTGAGACTGGAGAGCAGGAAACTGCAAAAGGTGGAAAGTTTCTGAAAAG GTACACAGATGAAGAGTCTAGAGTATACCTGCTTGATAGGGGTAATACCAGGGAGAAGGAGGCCCAGAAGGAGAGAGGATCAGAAAAAGGGAGGAcggagggagaaagggaatgGGAGGATCAGGAAACTTTAGATTATTTCGTTGATAAAGagactgggaaagaaaagtttaatGACTCTGAAGGGGAGGACACAGAGGAGACAGAGGATTACAGACAGTTCAGAAAGTCTGTCCTGGCAGATCAGGGTAAAAATTTTCCTACTGCATCTCATCGGAATGCTGAGGAGGAAGGAACCAAATACAAATCTAAAATAACAATGAAGGGCAATAGAGAGAGCGATGGATTTAGAGACGAGAAAAGTTATAAGCCTAAAGAGACTGGCTATGTAGTGGAAAGGCCTAGTGCAACAAAAGATAAGCACAAGGAAGAAGACAAGAGTTCTGAGAGAACGATGAAGAAAGAAACTCAGTCACCTGAGCAGGTAAAGTCTGAAAAGCTCAAAGAACTCTTTGATTACAGTCCCCCTCTACACAAGAATCTGGATGCGAGAGAAAAATCCACCTTCAGAGAGGAGAGCCCACTTAGGATCAAAATGATAGCCAGTGACTCCCATCGTCCTGAAGTTAAACTCAAAATGGCACCAGTACCTCTTGATGATTCCAATAG ACCTGCTTCCTTGACTAAAGACAGGCTGCTTGCTAGCACACTTGTCCATTCCGTCAAGAAGGAGCAAGAGTTCCGATCCATCTTTGACCACATTAAGTTGCCACAGGCCAGCAAAAGCACGTCAGAGTCATTTATTCAGCACATAGTGTCCTTGGTTCATCATGTCAAAG AGCAATACTTCAAGTCAGCTGGAATGACCCTAAATGAGAGGTTCACTGCGTATCAAAAAGCTACCGAAGAGCACTGCACTCGGCAAAAGAGCCCAGAAATACATAG gaGAATTGACATCTCTCCAAGTGCCCTGAGGAAGCATACCCGTTTAGCAGGTGAAGAGAGAGCctttaaagaagaaagtcaAAAA GGGGATAAAAAATTAAGGTGTGATTCTGCTGATCTTCGGCATGACATTGACCGCCGTAGAAAAGAACGAAGTAAAGAGAGAGGAGACTCAAAGGGTTCCAGGGAATCCAGTGGGtcaagaaagcaggagaaaactTCAAAAGATTACAAGGATTACAAATCTTACAAAGACGacag taagcaAAAAAGAGAGCAAGACCGTGCTCGATCCTCCCCATCTTCCTCCCCATCTTCTTCCTCATCCAGTTCTCGAGAAGAAAAGGattgcaagaaagaaagagatgaagagTTCAAAACTCACCATGAACAGAAAGAGTACTCTGGTTTTGCAGGAGTCAACAGGCCAAGAGGCACCTTT TTTCGAATTAGGGGCAGAGGAAGAGCCAGAGGAGTCTTTGCTGGAACAAATACTGGTCCCAGCAACTCAAATACTACTTTTCAAAAGAGGCCGAAGGAAGAGGAATGGGATCCTGAATATACcccaaaaagcaagaaatatttcttg CATGATGACAGAGATGATGGTGTGGATTATTGGGCCAAAAGAGGAAGGGGCCGTGGTACCTTCCAGCGTGGCAGAGGGCGTTTTAACTTCAAAAAGTCAGGTAGCAGTCCAAAGTGGACACATGACAAATACCAAGGGGATGGGATCgtggaagatgaagaagaaacaatggaaaacaatgaagaaaaggaCAGACGCAAAGAGGAAAAG GAATAA